Within the Fretibacterium sp. OH1220_COT-178 genome, the region CACGAAGGCGGCCGTCCCCTCGGTCTCCATGCCCAGTTCGGGGTGCGCGTGGATGTGCCTGCGCCACGCCTTCACCTTTTCCTCGAGCCGACGCGCCCGTTCCAATACCTCCGCCATCGAAATCCCTCCTCCGCGGGAGAGCCGGTGCGAACACACCGCCCCCCGCAAGCTCTCTAAAGTATAACGCCGGCCGGGGGTATTCTGCCCCGGCCGGCGCACAACTCTTTATGGAATCCGGATCCTCTCAGCGCTCCAGAACGACCCGGTACCCTCCGTCGCGCGGCTCCTTCCTCACGCGCCAGCCCTTGTTCTCCGCGAACCGGGCGACGTTGTCGCGCGAGGTCGCCGTGTCCACCAGAACCTCGACACAGCCCGACTCCAGGCCGGACAGCGCCTTTTTCGTCTCCATCACGGGCTGCGGACAGGAGAGCCCGGAGGCGTTCACCGTAATGCGCTCGCTCA harbors:
- a CDS encoding sulfurtransferase TusA family protein, whose product is MSERITVNASGLSCPQPVMETKKALSGLESGCVEVLVDTATSRDNVARFAENKGWRVRKEPRDGGYRVVLER